The Acidobacteriota bacterium genome has a segment encoding these proteins:
- a CDS encoding DUF2200 domain-containing protein gives MTTTPAHDERVAKLKFASVYPHYITKVESKGRTLEELHQVIEWLTGYTEKDLQRLIESEATFEQFFAEATLHPNASLITGVICGYRIEDIETPLTKQARYLDKVVDELAKGRKMEKILRKA, from the coding sequence ATGACGACCACCCCAGCCCACGACGAGCGAGTCGCCAAACTGAAATTCGCCTCCGTCTACCCGCACTACATCACCAAGGTCGAGAGCAAGGGGCGAACCCTCGAAGAACTCCACCAGGTCATCGAATGGCTAACGGGCTACACCGAAAAAGACCTCCAGCGCCTGATCGAAAGCGAAGCCACCTTCGAACAGTTCTTCGCCGAAGCCACCCTCCACCCCAACGCCAGCCTCATCACCGGCGTCATCTGCGGCTACCGCATTGAAGACATCGAGACCCCATTGACCAAGCAGGCCCGCTACCTGGACAAAGTGGTGGACGAGCTGGCGAAGGGGCGCAAGATGGAGAAGATCTTGCGGAAGGCGTAG
- a CDS encoding leucine-rich repeat domain-containing protein, whose translation MVPSNLQKAHRRIEEARKTRAKTLDLGDLTLEELPPSLEGLRYLETLSLGMARVTDTGEFEFDPSRTASSFKDLRPLSGLTALQSLDLNGCGVSDLAPFSNLTALQVLNLSGCMGVSDLAPISNLTALQDLNLRWCMGVSDLAPISNLTALQDLNLSWCKGVSDLAPISNLTALQNLDLSGCKGISDLAPTSGLPALQSLDLGGCGVSDLAPFSNLTALQVLNLSRCEGVSDLAPISSLTALQRLNLSWCQGVSDLAPISNLTALQDLNLTVCQGVSDLAPISNLIALQNLTLTWCHGVSDLAPISNLKALQDLDLSGCEGVSDLAPISNLTALQYLNLRRCTAITDLSVVSDLDSLENVGLLGCEAALSVPLLRAIADLPLMKELYADGARGVPREVLSQYLLDNCLPRLRAHFADLDLAAERENEVKVILLGNGGVGKTQLCRRFRGLPFDPSIPSTHGVEIWREELRLQAGGENQTLQVNWWDFGGQDIYHGTHALFLRSRAVFLLLWTPGSEEREEREEHGVLYRNQPLAYWLDYIRSLAGADSPVIVVQSQCESFGDRESAPPRPEGFGFFECCAYGAAGEELGRDTLESQLRDAIRYLAEGSGPLQIGHGRAEVRRRLYRWRDEDQERRPEERQHRTVTLDRFRELCDEIGGITSWEHALEYFHQTGVVFYRKNLFARAVILDQTWALDAVYAVFDRQRAVPLLLDSGRYSREDLARTVWQEHSVEEQELFLGLMESCDVCFRCGTTPGGEPRYLAPDLLPGFAAVERRLQFWQKDDPGTPLLRLKYRFFHPALVRSLMSQVGEEVGDLAEYWKYGLWFRDGRRDSQLLVRFEDTASEAAPGAGDLVIETQGGDAIGLLREIRERVLRRRVGEEPDERLTLEGLTVARSALTGEIGGKVLDVRGEAVPAAPFAAFFAATEKERNAVPDVPRIEQHLPALRPERKVPEVFISYAWGDETEASRTREKVVDELCTALASDGFRPVRDRDVIVPGELISHFVDHLTRAELVVAVLSDRYVRSPYCMYEVYKLWQRSQGEAEQMLRYFVPIVLPEVSIGSLEERAPYIRFWRDKATALEPVIAELGLSVGDRSWGETRRTKEFAHHIDDILAFCQDVLMPRKLDVHFDDGFAAVREALRRRIAGSEADVDQQQESSQIGV comes from the coding sequence ATGGTGCCATCGAATCTGCAAAAGGCGCATCGGCGCATCGAGGAGGCGAGGAAAACCAGAGCCAAAACCCTCGATCTCGGCGACTTGACGCTGGAGGAGCTGCCGCCGAGCCTCGAAGGCTTGAGGTACCTCGAGACGCTTTCGTTGGGTATGGCTCGCGTCACCGATACGGGAGAGTTTGAGTTTGATCCCTCCCGCACGGCAAGTAGCTTCAAAGACCTCCGGCCATTGTCGGGTCTGACCGCCCTCCAAAGCCTCGACCTGAATGGGTGCGGGGTCTCGGATCTCGCGCCTTTTTCAAACCTGACCGCCCTCCAAGTCCTCAACCTGAGCGGGTGTATGGGGGTCTCGGATCTGGCGCCCATTTCCAATCTGACCGCCCTTCAAGATCTCAACCTGAGGTGGTGTATGGGGGTCTCGGATCTGGCGCCCATTTCCAATCTGACCGCCCTTCAAGATCTCAACCTGAGCTGGTGCAAGGGGGTCTCGGATCTCGCGCCAATCTCAAACCTGACCGCCCTCCAAAACCTCGACCTGAGCGGGTGCAAGGGGATCTCGGATCTCGCGCCCACTTCAGGTTTGCCCGCCCTCCAAAGCCTCGACCTGGGTGGGTGCGGGGTCTCGGATCTCGCGCCTTTTTCAAACCTGACCGCCCTCCAAGTCCTCAACCTGAGCCGGTGCGAGGGGGTCTCGGATCTCGCGCCAATCTCAAGTCTGACCGCCCTCCAAAGACTCAACCTGAGCTGGTGCCAGGGGGTCTCGGATCTCGCGCCAATCTCAAACCTGACCGCCCTCCAAGACCTCAACCTGACCGTGTGCCAGGGGGTCTCGGATCTCGCGCCAATCTCAAACCTGATCGCCCTCCAAAACCTCACCCTGACCTGGTGCCACGGGGTCTCGGATCTCGCGCCAATCTCAAACCTGAAAGCCCTCCAAGACCTTGACCTGAGCGGGTGCGAGGGGGTCTCGGACCTGGCACCCATTTCCAATCTGACCGCCCTCCAATACCTCAACCTGAGAAGGTGCACCGCCATTACGGACCTGAGCGTAGTTAGTGATCTGGATTCCCTCGAGAACGTCGGCCTCCTCGGCTGCGAAGCCGCCCTGTCGGTTCCGCTCCTACGCGCCATCGCCGACCTCCCGTTGATGAAAGAGCTATACGCCGACGGCGCCCGAGGCGTGCCGAGGGAAGTTCTGTCCCAATACTTGCTCGACAACTGCCTTCCGCGACTCCGAGCCCACTTCGCCGACCTCGATCTCGCTGCGGAGCGGGAGAACGAGGTCAAGGTGATCCTCCTCGGCAACGGCGGGGTCGGGAAGACCCAACTGTGTCGGCGTTTTCGTGGATTGCCCTTTGACCCGTCCATCCCCTCGACCCATGGGGTCGAGATCTGGAGGGAGGAGTTGAGGCTGCAAGCCGGGGGAGAAAACCAGACACTTCAAGTGAACTGGTGGGACTTCGGTGGGCAGGACATCTATCACGGTACCCATGCCCTCTTCCTGCGCAGCCGGGCGGTGTTCTTGCTCCTCTGGACACCCGGATCCGAGGAACGAGAGGAGCGGGAGGAGCACGGTGTCCTCTACCGCAACCAACCGCTGGCGTACTGGCTCGATTACATCCGCTCCCTCGCCGGTGCGGATAGCCCCGTGATCGTCGTCCAAAGCCAGTGCGAAAGTTTCGGAGACCGCGAATCTGCACCACCACGGCCGGAGGGATTCGGGTTCTTCGAGTGCTGCGCCTACGGAGCCGCCGGCGAGGAGTTGGGGCGCGACACCCTGGAGTCCCAGCTCCGCGACGCCATCCGATATCTGGCCGAAGGCAGTGGCCCTCTCCAGATCGGTCACGGTCGGGCCGAGGTCCGGCGGCGGCTGTACCGCTGGCGAGACGAAGACCAGGAGCGGCGGCCTGAGGAGCGCCAACACCGGACCGTGACCCTGGATCGCTTCCGTGAGCTGTGCGACGAGATCGGAGGCATCACGTCCTGGGAGCACGCCCTCGAGTACTTCCACCAGACAGGCGTGGTTTTCTACCGGAAGAATCTCTTCGCCAGGGCCGTGATCCTCGACCAGACATGGGCGCTCGATGCGGTGTACGCCGTTTTCGACCGCCAGCGGGCGGTGCCCTTGTTGCTCGACTCGGGGCGGTACTCCAGGGAGGACTTGGCGCGCACGGTCTGGCAAGAGCACTCCGTCGAGGAGCAGGAGCTCTTCCTCGGGTTGATGGAGAGCTGCGACGTTTGCTTCCGCTGCGGCACCACCCCTGGAGGAGAGCCACGCTATCTGGCACCCGACCTCCTGCCCGGCTTCGCCGCCGTCGAGCGGCGCCTCCAATTCTGGCAAAAGGACGACCCGGGTACGCCGTTGCTCCGGCTCAAATACCGGTTCTTTCACCCAGCATTGGTTCGAAGCCTGATGAGCCAGGTCGGCGAGGAGGTCGGAGATCTCGCCGAGTACTGGAAGTATGGTCTTTGGTTCCGGGACGGTCGCCGGGATAGTCAGCTCCTGGTCCGTTTTGAGGACACCGCATCGGAAGCGGCGCCCGGAGCCGGCGACCTCGTGATTGAAACCCAGGGAGGAGACGCCATCGGGCTGCTGCGCGAGATCCGCGAGCGGGTCCTGCGGCGGCGAGTGGGGGAAGAACCCGACGAGCGGTTGACCCTCGAAGGCCTCACGGTGGCGCGGAGTGCGCTAACGGGAGAGATCGGCGGAAAGGTCCTCGACGTTCGGGGAGAGGCGGTCCCCGCCGCCCCCTTCGCGGCCTTCTTCGCTGCCACGGAGAAGGAGCGGAACGCAGTTCCTGACGTCCCTCGTATCGAGCAACATCTGCCGGCCCTCCGCCCGGAAAGGAAGGTGCCCGAGGTCTTCATCTCCTACGCATGGGGGGACGAAACAGAAGCAAGCAGGACACGAGAGAAGGTCGTTGACGAACTCTGCACCGCCCTCGCCTCGGACGGCTTCCGTCCCGTTCGGGATCGCGACGTCATCGTGCCCGGCGAGTTGATCTCGCACTTCGTCGACCACCTGACCCGAGCCGAGCTGGTCGTCGCCGTGCTCAGCGACAGGTACGTCCGCTCGCCCTACTGCATGTACGAGGTCTACAAGCTGTGGCAGCGTAGCCAGGGCGAGGCAGAACAGATGCTCCGGTACTTCGTCCCCATCGTCCTGCCGGAGGTGAGCATCGGGAGCCTTGAGGAGAGGGCACCGTACATCCGATTCTGGCGTGACAAGGCCACGGCCCTAGAGCCGGTGATCGCAGAACTAGGCCTGAGCGTCGGCGACCGCTCCTGGGGAGAGACGCGCCGAACGAAAGAGTTCGCCCACCACATTGACGACATCCTCGCTTTCTGCCAGGACGTGCTGATGCCTCGCAAGCTGGATGTCCACTTCGACGACGGCTTCGCTGCCGTGCGGGAGGCGCTGCGGCGGCGGATTGCGGGCTCTGAGGCAGATGTCGATCAGCAGCAGGAGAGTTCGCAAATCGGAGTATGA
- a CDS encoding DUF2461 domain-containing protein translates to MSENPLGKSLFTFLRDLQENNDRDWFNANKKRYEREVKEPALQLISDFGPRLRKVSRHIDAIPKAVGGSLFRIYRDTRFSKDKTPYKTHAGIQFRHQQGKDVHAPGYYLHLEPGQVFFGGGIYHPDSATLKAIREALDDRTAAWKKLRKDLGDDESSGKTFHLAGDSLKRPPRGYDADHPLIDDLKRKDFIAITHLTEKDALAPGLLDRLEALCRQTAPLMRFLCKAVDVPF, encoded by the coding sequence ATGAGCGAAAACCCCCTCGGCAAGAGCCTCTTCACCTTCCTGCGGGATCTTCAAGAAAACAACGACCGCGACTGGTTCAACGCCAACAAAAAGCGCTACGAGCGCGAGGTCAAAGAACCGGCCCTCCAGCTCATCAGCGACTTCGGCCCGCGGTTGCGCAAAGTCAGCCGCCACATCGACGCCATTCCCAAAGCCGTTGGCGGGTCCCTCTTCCGCATCTACCGCGACACCCGCTTCTCCAAAGACAAAACTCCGTACAAAACCCACGCCGGCATCCAGTTCCGTCACCAGCAGGGAAAAGACGTCCATGCCCCCGGCTACTACCTCCACCTGGAGCCCGGCCAGGTCTTCTTCGGCGGCGGCATCTACCACCCGGATTCCGCCACCCTCAAGGCCATCCGCGAAGCCCTCGACGACCGCACCGCCGCCTGGAAAAAACTGAGAAAAGACCTGGGCGACGACGAATCGTCCGGCAAGACCTTCCACCTCGCCGGCGACTCCCTCAAGCGCCCACCCCGCGGCTACGACGCCGACCACCCACTGATCGACGATTTGAAACGCAAAGACTTCATCGCCATCACCCACCTCACCGAAAAAGACGCCCTCGCGCCGGGTCTCCTCGACCGGCTCGAAGCCCTCTGCCGCCAAACCGCCCCGCTGATGCGCTTCCTCTGCAAGGCCGTGGACGTACCCTTCTAG
- the carB gene encoding carbamoyl-phosphate synthase large subunit: MPRRQDLQTVLVLGSGPIVIGQACEFDYSGTQACRVLRQQGYRVVLVNSNPATIMTDPEFADATYIEPLVPEVIERVIEKERPDALLPTVGGQTGINLALAVSDSGVLERYGVEVLGAPTDALRLGEDRQLFKAAMEEIGLKVPKSGVAGSLKEARALVEEVGYPVIVRPSFTLGGEGGGVAYNRDEFEDVIHGALGASPVHEALVEQSVLGWKEYELEVMRDLADNAIVVCSVENFDAMGVHTGDSVTVAPQQTLSDREYQAMRDEAFQVIRRVGVATGGSNIQFAVDPKTGDRVVIEMNPRVSRSSALASKATGFPIAKIAALLAVGFTLDEIENDITGKTYAAFEPTLDYTVVKIPRWAFEKFPGAPPLLGTSMKSVGEVMALGSTFQEALMKALASLELDGRPAVRDQRMADPVRLRRRLAEPNWERLFAVFAALRQGWTVEEVASVSHIDPWFLREIADIIAIETELGCWDLASVPRPLLREARAAGLSDARVAGLLTADAARLRQAYDEAGIRRVFKRVDTCAAEFPATTPYLYSTLGDECESEPTDRRKVLILGSGPNRIGQGIEFDYCCVHAAFSLSRIGFETIMLNCNPETVSTDYDTADRLYFEPLTLEHVLAVVEREKPEGVVVQLGGQTPLKLARGLEAAGVPIWGTSPDAIDLAEDRERFGALLAEEGILQPPHGSATSEKEALAVAERIGFPVMVRPSYVLGGRAMAVCWDEANLKAYMARAADVSEGQPVLLDRFLEDAAELDLDLICDGEQAVVAGLLGHIEEAGVHSGDSAAVLPPHSLFHPHLAEMRDIARRLALRLGVVGLMNVQFAVYEGKVYVLEVNPRASRTVPFIAKAVGLPLVDFAVQAMAGRRLEEIGFTEEPEVPAVFVKAPVFPFRRFPGFDPLLGPEMKSTGEVMGMGRNFGNAFAKAWLGAGHPLPLAGTVFLTVHDRDKETLVPIARAFAEVGFHLVATEGTAAFLSERGLEVETVLKVHEGRPHVVDRLINGDIALVVNTPLGSESHIDDGVIRQTALKHGVPTVTTLAGARAAAQAIRALKADGIGVRALQELRSEPEVEKEMTT, encoded by the coding sequence ATGCCGCGCCGACAAGACCTACAGACCGTCCTCGTCCTCGGCTCCGGCCCGATCGTGATCGGCCAGGCCTGCGAATTCGACTACTCCGGAACCCAGGCCTGCCGGGTGCTCCGCCAGCAGGGCTACCGGGTGGTGCTGGTGAACTCCAACCCGGCCACCATCATGACCGACCCGGAGTTCGCTGACGCCACCTACATCGAGCCGCTGGTGCCGGAAGTGATCGAGCGGGTGATCGAAAAAGAGCGCCCGGACGCCCTGCTGCCCACCGTGGGCGGCCAGACGGGCATCAACCTGGCCTTGGCCGTTTCCGACAGCGGCGTGCTCGAACGCTACGGGGTGGAGGTGCTGGGCGCTCCAACGGACGCCCTGCGCCTGGGGGAGGATCGCCAGCTCTTCAAGGCGGCGATGGAGGAGATCGGCCTCAAGGTGCCGAAGAGCGGGGTGGCCGGCAGTCTCAAAGAGGCCCGCGCCCTGGTAGAGGAGGTGGGCTACCCGGTGATCGTGCGGCCGAGCTTCACTCTGGGCGGCGAGGGCGGCGGCGTGGCCTACAACCGCGACGAATTCGAGGACGTGATCCACGGCGCCCTCGGCGCCAGCCCGGTGCACGAGGCGCTGGTGGAGCAGTCGGTCCTGGGCTGGAAGGAATACGAACTCGAAGTGATGCGCGACCTGGCGGACAACGCCATCGTCGTGTGCTCGGTGGAAAACTTCGACGCCATGGGCGTACACACCGGCGACTCGGTGACCGTGGCGCCGCAGCAGACCCTGTCGGACCGCGAATACCAGGCCATGCGCGACGAGGCCTTCCAGGTGATCCGCCGGGTGGGAGTGGCCACCGGCGGCTCCAACATCCAGTTCGCCGTCGACCCGAAGACCGGCGACCGGGTGGTGATTGAAATGAATCCCCGGGTTTCGCGCAGTTCCGCCCTGGCCTCCAAGGCCACCGGCTTCCCGATCGCCAAAATCGCCGCGCTCTTGGCCGTCGGCTTCACCCTGGACGAGATCGAAAACGACATCACCGGCAAAACCTACGCGGCCTTCGAACCCACCCTCGACTACACGGTGGTCAAGATCCCCCGCTGGGCCTTCGAGAAATTCCCCGGCGCGCCGCCGCTCTTGGGCACCTCCATGAAGTCCGTCGGCGAGGTGATGGCCCTGGGCTCGACTTTCCAGGAAGCCCTGATGAAGGCCCTCGCCTCCCTCGAGCTGGACGGCCGCCCGGCGGTGCGCGACCAGCGCATGGCCGATCCGGTGCGCCTGCGCCGCCGCCTGGCGGAGCCCAATTGGGAGCGCCTGTTCGCCGTCTTCGCGGCGCTCCGCCAGGGCTGGACGGTGGAGGAGGTGGCCTCCGTCTCCCACATCGATCCCTGGTTCCTGCGGGAAATCGCCGACATCATCGCCATCGAAACGGAACTCGGCTGCTGGGACCTCGCCTCGGTGCCCCGCCCGCTGCTGCGCGAGGCGCGCGCCGCGGGCCTGTCCGATGCCCGGGTGGCGGGTCTCTTGACGGCCGATGCCGCCCGCCTGAGGCAGGCCTATGACGAAGCCGGCATCCGGCGGGTGTTCAAGCGGGTAGACACCTGCGCCGCCGAATTCCCGGCCACCACGCCGTACCTCTACTCGACCCTTGGCGACGAGTGCGAATCCGAGCCCACGGACCGCCGCAAAGTGCTGATCCTCGGCTCCGGCCCGAACCGCATCGGCCAGGGCATCGAGTTCGACTACTGCTGCGTGCACGCGGCCTTCTCGCTGTCGCGCATCGGTTTCGAGACGATCATGCTCAACTGCAACCCGGAAACCGTCTCGACGGACTACGACACCGCCGACCGCCTCTACTTCGAGCCCCTCACCCTCGAGCACGTGCTGGCGGTGGTAGAGCGCGAAAAGCCCGAGGGGGTGGTGGTGCAGCTCGGCGGCCAAACCCCCCTGAAGCTCGCCCGCGGCCTGGAGGCCGCCGGCGTGCCCATCTGGGGTACCTCGCCGGACGCCATCGACCTGGCCGAAGACCGCGAGCGATTCGGCGCCCTGCTAGCCGAGGAGGGCATTCTCCAGCCGCCCCACGGCAGCGCCACCTCCGAGAAGGAAGCCCTGGCGGTGGCCGAGCGCATCGGCTTTCCGGTGATGGTGCGGCCGAGCTACGTCTTAGGCGGCCGGGCCATGGCGGTGTGCTGGGACGAAGCCAACTTGAAGGCCTACATGGCCCGGGCGGCGGACGTCTCCGAAGGCCAGCCGGTGCTCCTCGACCGCTTCCTGGAGGACGCGGCGGAACTCGATCTCGATCTCATCTGCGACGGCGAGCAAGCGGTGGTCGCCGGGCTCCTCGGCCACATCGAAGAAGCCGGCGTCCACTCCGGCGATTCGGCGGCGGTGCTGCCGCCGCACTCCCTCTTCCATCCGCACCTCGCGGAAATGCGCGACATCGCCCGCCGCCTCGCCCTGCGCCTCGGGGTGGTCGGGCTGATGAACGTGCAATTCGCCGTTTACGAGGGCAAGGTCTACGTGCTCGAGGTCAACCCCCGGGCGTCGCGCACCGTGCCCTTCATCGCCAAGGCCGTGGGCCTGCCGCTGGTGGACTTCGCCGTTCAGGCGATGGCCGGCCGCCGCCTCGAAGAGATCGGCTTCACCGAAGAGCCGGAAGTGCCGGCGGTGTTCGTCAAAGCGCCGGTCTTCCCCTTCCGCCGCTTCCCGGGTTTCGATCCGCTCCTCGGGCCGGAAATGAAATCCACCGGCGAGGTGATGGGCATGGGGAGAAACTTCGGCAACGCCTTCGCCAAGGCCTGGCTCGGCGCCGGCCACCCGCTGCCCCTCGCAGGCACCGTCTTCCTCACCGTCCACGACCGCGACAAAGAAACCCTCGTGCCGATCGCCCGTGCCTTCGCCGAAGTCGGCTTCCACTTGGTCGCCACCGAAGGCACCGCGGCCTTCCTTTCCGAGCGCGGCCTCGAAGTGGAAACGGTACTCAAGGTGCACGAAGGGCGCCCCCACGTGGTGGACCGCTTGATCAACGGCGACATCGCCCTGGTGGTCAACACCCCCTTGGGCTCCGAATCCCACATCGACGACGGTGTGATCCGCCAGACCGCCCTCAAACACGGCGTACCCACCGTCACCACCCTGGCCGGCGCCCGGGCGGCGGCGCAGGCCATCCGCGCCCTCAAAGCGGACGGCATCGGGGTGCGGGCGCTCCAGGAACTGCGCTCCGAACCGGAGGTTGAAAAGGAGATGACGACATGA
- a CDS encoding MiaB/RimO family radical SAM methylthiotransferase, which translates to MNVFFTNLGCKLNQAELEHMARRFHGAGHRVVGSLEEADLHVVNSCTVTHAAARDSRKVARRGGRRYAGLKTVVTGCWASEPEVAEVDQNVAGIDLLVPNDQKDDLLERVEARFPELTAQGAPSAADSNAALDALGRPEAALAFGNSRGLVKAEDGCNMRCSFCIIPFTRGRQTSRPRAEVLEEIRDLVATGSREIVVTGVQISSYRHGDDRLYHLTRAILEETGLPRLRLTSIAPWQFDERLLDLFRDYSPLTSDSGGPELCRHVHMSLQSGCDETLRRMRRPYTGERYREVVESIRAAVPGVAITTDVIVGFPGETDKEFEASLAFTRTMAFAKIHAFPYSSRAGTRAAEMEGEVPHPVKRERMARMLAAAQESEQRFAESQVGQTLPVLWESHRGGRWMGVSDNYLKVFAEGDESALAPNTVVPTVLTELVEGGVGGRIDTPIAAEPIFRILPQESSGVSANPRSQ; encoded by the coding sequence ATGAACGTCTTCTTCACCAACCTGGGCTGCAAGCTCAATCAGGCCGAGCTGGAGCACATGGCCCGCCGCTTCCACGGCGCCGGCCACCGGGTGGTGGGGAGCCTGGAAGAGGCGGATCTGCACGTCGTCAATAGCTGCACCGTCACCCACGCGGCGGCCCGCGACTCCCGCAAGGTGGCGCGCCGCGGCGGCCGTCGGTATGCGGGCTTGAAGACGGTGGTCACCGGCTGCTGGGCGAGCGAGCCGGAAGTGGCGGAGGTCGACCAGAACGTCGCCGGCATCGATCTCCTGGTGCCCAACGATCAAAAGGACGACCTGCTGGAGCGGGTGGAGGCGCGCTTCCCGGAATTGACCGCGCAGGGCGCGCCGTCGGCCGCGGATTCCAACGCCGCCCTCGACGCCCTCGGCCGGCCCGAAGCGGCCCTCGCCTTCGGCAACAGCCGCGGCCTGGTCAAGGCGGAGGACGGCTGCAACATGCGCTGCTCCTTCTGCATCATCCCCTTCACCCGCGGTCGGCAAACCAGCCGCCCGCGGGCCGAGGTGTTGGAAGAGATCCGCGACCTGGTGGCGACCGGATCGCGGGAAATCGTCGTCACCGGCGTGCAGATCTCGTCCTACCGCCACGGCGACGACCGCCTCTACCACCTGACCCGCGCCATCCTCGAAGAGACCGGCCTGCCGCGCCTGCGGCTCACCTCCATCGCCCCCTGGCAGTTCGATGAGCGGCTGCTGGACCTCTTCCGAGACTACTCACCGCTCACGAGCGATTCCGGCGGGCCGGAACTTTGCCGCCACGTCCACATGTCGCTCCAGAGCGGCTGCGACGAGACCCTCCGCCGCATGCGCCGGCCCTACACCGGCGAGCGCTACCGCGAGGTGGTGGAGTCCATCCGCGCCGCCGTGCCGGGGGTGGCGATCACCACCGACGTCATCGTCGGCTTCCCGGGCGAAACGGACAAAGAGTTCGAGGCGTCCCTGGCATTCACCCGCACCATGGCCTTCGCCAAAATCCACGCCTTCCCGTACTCCTCGCGCGCCGGCACCCGCGCCGCCGAGATGGAGGGGGAAGTCCCCCACCCGGTCAAGCGCGAGCGCATGGCCCGCATGCTCGCCGCCGCCCAGGAAAGCGAACAGCGCTTCGCCGAAAGCCAGGTGGGCCAGACCTTGCCGGTGCTGTGGGAAAGCCACCGCGGCGGCCGCTGGATGGGGGTGAGCGACAACTACCTCAAGGTGTTCGCGGAAGGCGACGAGTCGGCCCTGGCGCCGAACACCGTCGTCCCGACGGTGCTTACCGAGCTGGTGGAGGGAGGCGTCGGCGGCAGAATCGACACGCCCATCGCCGCGGAGCCGATCTTTCGAATCCTTCCTCAGGAATCGTCGGGCGTCTCGGCCAACCCCAGATCCCAATAG
- a CDS encoding serine hydrolase domain-containing protein, producing the protein METDTRAKPQITGAGADRLPAAVGEIAQGIDEGLHLGAQLYVSIGGRPVADFALGGDREGRPLEPTDLALWLSATKPVTAVAVGQLWERGLLALDDPVARHLPEFGEHGKGDITLRHLLTHTGGIRMLEVGWPHASWEEILDKICQRRPEPRWTAGEKAGYHLTSSWFVLGEVIRRLDGRPFSTYVRQEIFEPLDLDDSWIGMPEETFEGYGDRIAKTYNTADDEGAPFRRPREHSWHGLERVTRPSPGGNGRGPIRELGRFYEALAAGGALDGRRILRPQTVEALTARHRVGLYDHTFKHILDWGLGFIPDSKQYGEDTVPYAYGRLCSRRTWGHSGYRSSTGFADAAHGLVVALVFNGTPDDAGHDRRMRRVLEAIYWDLGLAETPDDS; encoded by the coding sequence ATGGAAACGGACACCCGCGCGAAACCACAGATTACCGGAGCCGGAGCGGACCGCCTGCCGGCCGCCGTTGGCGAGATCGCCCAAGGCATCGACGAAGGCCTGCACCTGGGAGCCCAGCTCTACGTATCGATCGGCGGGCGCCCGGTAGCGGACTTCGCCCTCGGCGGCGACCGCGAGGGGCGTCCCCTCGAGCCGACGGACCTGGCCCTGTGGCTGTCGGCCACCAAACCGGTGACGGCGGTGGCGGTGGGGCAACTATGGGAGCGCGGCCTGCTCGCCCTGGACGATCCGGTGGCGCGCCACCTGCCGGAGTTCGGGGAGCACGGCAAGGGCGACATCACGCTCCGCCACCTGCTCACCCACACCGGCGGCATTCGCATGCTGGAAGTGGGCTGGCCGCACGCTTCCTGGGAGGAGATCCTCGACAAGATCTGCCAGCGGCGGCCGGAACCCCGCTGGACGGCGGGTGAGAAGGCCGGCTATCACCTGACCTCGAGCTGGTTTGTGCTGGGCGAGGTGATCCGCCGCCTCGACGGCCGCCCCTTCTCCACCTACGTGCGGCAGGAGATCTTCGAGCCGCTGGACCTGGACGACTCGTGGATCGGCATGCCCGAGGAGACCTTCGAGGGCTACGGCGACCGCATCGCCAAGACCTACAACACTGCAGACGACGAGGGAGCCCCCTTCCGCCGGCCGCGCGAGCACTCCTGGCACGGCCTGGAGCGGGTGACCCGCCCGTCGCCCGGCGGCAATGGCCGCGGGCCGATCCGGGAGCTCGGCCGCTTTTACGAGGCGCTCGCCGCCGGCGGCGCCCTCGATGGCCGGCGCATCCTCCGCCCGCAGACCGTCGAAGCGCTCACCGCCCGCCACCGGGTGGGCCTCTACGACCACACCTTCAAGCACATCCTCGACTGGGGGCTGGGGTTCATCCCCGATTCCAAGCAGTACGGCGAGGACACCGTGCCGTACGCCTACGGCCGCCTGTGCTCGCGCCGCACCTGGGGCCACAGCGGCTACCGCTCCTCCACCGGCTTCGCCGACGCCGCCCACGGCCTGGTGGTGGCCCTGGTGTTCAACGGCACTCCGGACGACGCCGGCCACGACCGGCGCATGCGGCGGGTGCTGGAGGCAATCTATTGGGATCTGGGGTTGGCCGAGACGCCCGACGATTCCTGA